A genome region from Methanobacterium subterraneum includes the following:
- the thsA gene encoding thermosome subunit alpha, producing MPEGSSRVLGRDAQRMNILAGKVLAETVRTTLGPKGMDKMLVDGLGDIVVTNDGVTILKEMDIEHPAAKMLVEVAKTQEDEVGDGTTTAVIIAGELLKKAESLLDMDIHPTIIAMGYRQAAEKAQEILSVISIDAEDRETLMKVAMTAMTGKGTEKAREPLAELVVGAVKQVEDDGEIDQDHIKIEKKDGATIDDSQLVNGVIIDKEPVHPGMPKKMEDARIALLNSAIEVKETEVDAEIRITDPAQMQAFIEQEEQMIRDMVNKIADAGATVLFCQKGIDDLAQHYLAKAGIMAVRRVKKSDMEKLARATGATVVSNIEDLSIDDLGLAGSVAEKKISGEAMIFVEDCKDPKSVTLLIRGSTQHVVDEIERAIEDAIGVVAATIEDGKVVAGGGAAEISIAKGLKEYADTISGREQLAVNAFAEALEVVPKTLAENAGLDSIDALVDLRAAHEKSLYMGLNVFTGEVTDMYRAGVIEPHRVKKQAIQSAAEAAEMILRIDDVIASTGAGKEPDMGDMGGMGGMPGGMPPMM from the coding sequence ATGCCTGAGGGCTCTTCTAGAGTTTTAGGACGAGATGCTCAGAGAATGAACATATTAGCAGGAAAAGTCTTAGCAGAAACCGTAAGGACCACTTTAGGTCCTAAGGGAATGGACAAAATGCTTGTAGATGGATTAGGTGACATCGTAGTAACCAACGATGGAGTAACCATCCTCAAAGAAATGGATATCGAGCACCCTGCAGCAAAAATGCTGGTGGAAGTAGCCAAAACCCAGGAAGACGAAGTGGGAGACGGAACCACCACCGCAGTTATTATTGCTGGTGAATTACTCAAAAAAGCAGAAAGCCTCCTGGACATGGACATTCACCCAACCATAATAGCTATGGGATACAGGCAAGCAGCTGAAAAAGCCCAGGAAATCTTAAGCGTCATATCAATCGATGCAGAAGACCGGGAAACCCTCATGAAAGTGGCAATGACAGCCATGACCGGGAAAGGAACCGAAAAGGCACGAGAACCATTAGCAGAACTGGTGGTAGGTGCAGTCAAACAGGTGGAAGACGACGGGGAAATCGACCAAGACCACATCAAAATCGAGAAAAAAGACGGAGCAACCATCGATGACTCCCAACTCGTAAACGGTGTCATAATCGACAAAGAACCAGTACACCCTGGCATGCCTAAAAAGATGGAAGATGCAAGAATAGCATTACTAAACAGTGCCATTGAAGTTAAAGAAACCGAAGTGGACGCTGAAATCCGAATCACTGACCCTGCCCAGATGCAGGCCTTCATTGAACAAGAAGAACAGATGATCCGTGACATGGTAAACAAAATCGCCGATGCCGGAGCAACTGTACTCTTCTGTCAAAAAGGAATTGACGACCTGGCACAGCACTACCTGGCCAAAGCAGGAATTATGGCAGTACGCAGAGTCAAAAAATCCGACATGGAAAAACTGGCCCGTGCAACCGGAGCTACAGTAGTTTCCAACATAGAAGACCTATCCATCGATGACCTGGGACTGGCTGGATCCGTAGCTGAGAAGAAAATCTCCGGCGAAGCAATGATCTTCGTGGAAGACTGCAAAGACCCAAAATCAGTAACCCTCCTCATCCGTGGTTCAACCCAACACGTGGTAGACGAAATCGAAAGAGCAATTGAAGATGCCATTGGTGTAGTTGCTGCAACCATTGAAGACGGTAAAGTAGTTGCTGGTGGAGGAGCTGCAGAAATATCCATCGCCAAAGGACTCAAAGAATACGCTGACACCATCAGCGGCCGTGAACAACTAGCTGTTAATGCATTTGCAGAAGCACTGGAAGTTGTACCTAAAACCCTGGCTGAAAACGCAGGACTGGACAGTATTGATGCTCTCGTGGATCTACGAGCAGCCCATGAAAAATCATTATACATGGGACTTAACGTATTCACAGGCGAAGTCACCGACATGTACCGTGCCGGAGTCATTGAACCTCACCGAGTCAAAAAACAGGCCATCCAATCCGCAGCAGAAGCCGCAGAAATGATCCTAAGGATCGATGACGTCATTGCATCCACTGGTGCAGGTAAAGAACCTGACATGGGTGACATGGGTGGAATGGGCGGAATGCCTGGTGGAATGCCACCAATGATGTAA
- a CDS encoding oligosaccharide flippase family protein — MQEYKIFLKKIGILGITTILVSFNQLILLPILTQSLSILEYGVWVQYTITITIVPAIAVLGLPYTMVRFLSPHKSREEIQEVFYSLGFTVVLGSLLMAIIFMLSATFLAKNLFNGNLFVAMFLPLSLFLNGLTLLFFDFFRTFQEMKRYSLFSFIQAYLVVFLVAALVFKGYGINGAIIGLIISQLILIIAMYIPILRKIGFKIPLFSNLKEYLNFGLPTIPTNLSFWILDITDRYLIGLFLGLSFVSYYSAAYLLGNLISIIMSPFYTLLLPNLALYHAQGRIQKIKTLINYSLKLFLIIAIPLFFLLSVLSLPILKVLSNPEIAFGGYFITPILALGGVFFGLYGIMSQVIILEKKTRITGNIWIICAVSNLLMDITFGFFWGIIGIALTSLAVYIFAFIISLYYSLNYIRLELYPWFLIKSILTGFLMCIIIIILNPHKPLDIVLTAILGLSLYYLVLWKLGGIQEKELIFVKSFFEDIQYSLKQLIYRLKI, encoded by the coding sequence TTGCAGGAATACAAAATATTTCTAAAGAAAATAGGAATTCTGGGCATAACCACAATCCTGGTAAGTTTTAATCAGCTAATTTTACTACCAATCCTCACCCAAAGCTTAAGCATTCTAGAGTATGGTGTTTGGGTACAGTACACAATCACCATAACCATAGTACCGGCAATTGCAGTTTTAGGACTACCCTACACCATGGTTCGTTTTTTATCCCCACATAAAAGTAGGGAAGAAATTCAGGAAGTATTCTATTCCCTGGGATTTACTGTAGTTTTGGGAAGCCTGTTAATGGCCATTATTTTTATGTTAAGTGCAACTTTCCTGGCTAAAAATTTGTTCAATGGCAACCTCTTTGTGGCCATGTTTCTACCCCTCAGCCTATTCTTAAACGGCTTAACACTCCTATTTTTTGATTTTTTCCGAACATTTCAGGAAATGAAAAGATATTCACTGTTTTCATTCATTCAAGCATACCTTGTAGTTTTCCTGGTGGCTGCACTGGTTTTTAAGGGTTACGGGATTAACGGTGCAATCATAGGCCTAATCATAAGTCAGTTAATACTCATCATTGCCATGTACATCCCAATATTGAGAAAAATTGGCTTTAAAATACCTCTATTTTCTAACTTAAAGGAATACCTTAATTTTGGACTACCCACCATCCCCACCAATCTTTCATTCTGGATACTGGACATCACCGACCGTTATTTAATAGGTTTATTCCTGGGATTATCCTTTGTCAGTTACTACTCGGCAGCATATCTCCTGGGTAATCTCATTTCCATTATCATGTCCCCCTTCTACACCCTCCTGTTACCCAACCTTGCCCTTTACCATGCTCAGGGCAGAATCCAGAAGATCAAAACTCTAATCAATTATTCTCTTAAACTCTTCCTTATAATAGCCATCCCTCTCTTTTTTTTACTATCAGTCCTCTCACTGCCAATTTTAAAGGTATTATCTAATCCGGAGATCGCCTTTGGAGGTTATTTCATAACTCCCATACTGGCTTTAGGAGGTGTTTTCTTTGGATTGTACGGGATCATGTCCCAGGTGATTATTTTAGAAAAGAAAACCCGCATAACCGGCAACATATGGATAATATGTGCAGTTTCCAATCTATTGATGGACATTACCTTTGGATTCTTCTGGGGAATAATAGGCATTGCCCTAACATCACTGGCCGTATACATCTTTGCATTCATTATCTCCCTCTATTACTCCCTCAACTATATTCGCCTCGAATTATACCCTTGGTTTTTGATCAAGAGTATATTAACTGGATTCTTAATGTGTATTATTATAATCATCCTGAACCCTCATAAACCATTGGATATAGTCTTAACTGCTATTTTAGGGTTAAGTTTATACTACCTGGTTTTATGGAAGTTGGGTGGAATCCAGGAAAAAGAGTTAATCTTTGTAAAGAGCTTTTTTGAAGATATCCAATATTCACTGAAACAATTAATTTACCGATTGAAGATTTAA
- a CDS encoding rhodanese-like domain-containing protein, with the protein MFGSKTSKINDIVPEKSYELIMENKDNPDFVILDVRTPGEFSESHLEGAELLNYQSPDFKDKVQELDKNKTYLVYCRSGMRSAAGADLMVKLGFENLYNLVGGIMGWESCGLPVK; encoded by the coding sequence ATGTTTGGAAGCAAAACCTCTAAAATCAATGATATTGTCCCTGAAAAGTCATATGAACTGATAATGGAAAATAAAGACAACCCTGATTTTGTTATTCTTGATGTGAGAACCCCTGGAGAATTCTCTGAATCACATCTTGAGGGGGCTGAACTTCTAAACTACCAATCACCAGACTTCAAGGATAAAGTTCAGGAACTGGATAAAAACAAGACCTACCTGGTTTACTGCCGGTCCGGAATGAGGAGTGCTGCCGGTGCTGATCTAATGGTGAAACTGGGTTTTGAAAACCTATACAATCTGGTTGGTGGAATAATGGGTTGGGAAAGCTGTGGCCTGCCAGTTAAATAA
- a CDS encoding thiolase domain-containing protein, with product MRDVAIIGVSQTKFGEMWDISFRDLITEAGMKAVADADIEGGDLEAMYVGNMTAGLFIQQEHIASLIADHSGLTPIPCTRVEAACASGGLALRSGIMAVASGYHDVVISAGVEKMTDVVDPTPAIATASDQEWEAQQGVTFPSLYAMMARRHMHQYGTTREQLAMFSVNNHKNGALNPLAQYPFEIGVDQVLNSTMVADPLRLLDCSPVTDGAAAVILCPAEDARKYTDTPVYVKASAQASGTIALHDRRDITTIDSTVHASRTAYDMAGLGPKDIQAVEVHDCFSINGILAIEDLGFVEKGQGGQAVEDGFIQRDGDLPVNPSGGLKARGHPLGATGIAQAAEMVWQLRGDAGKRQVDGIEVGMTHNIGGTGGTAAVHIFGR from the coding sequence TTGAGAGATGTTGCAATTATTGGAGTTTCACAAACCAAATTTGGTGAAATGTGGGATATATCCTTTAGGGATCTGATTACTGAAGCTGGAATGAAGGCTGTTGCCGATGCAGATATTGAAGGGGGAGATCTGGAAGCCATGTATGTGGGAAACATGACTGCGGGTCTGTTTATACAGCAGGAGCATATAGCCTCTCTTATTGCAGACCATTCAGGTCTAACACCCATACCATGTACCCGGGTGGAAGCAGCCTGTGCATCAGGTGGTTTAGCCCTTAGAAGCGGGATAATGGCTGTGGCCTCTGGTTATCATGATGTGGTCATCTCTGCAGGAGTTGAAAAAATGACGGACGTTGTGGATCCTACTCCGGCCATTGCCACTGCATCGGACCAGGAATGGGAAGCCCAACAGGGAGTTACCTTCCCATCACTCTACGCCATGATGGCCCGTCGTCACATGCACCAGTACGGAACCACCAGGGAACAACTGGCCATGTTCAGTGTTAACAATCATAAAAACGGTGCCCTAAACCCACTGGCCCAGTACCCCTTCGAAATTGGTGTGGATCAGGTTTTAAACTCAACTATGGTGGCTGATCCCCTAAGATTACTGGACTGTTCTCCGGTGACTGATGGTGCAGCGGCAGTTATACTCTGCCCTGCTGAAGACGCCCGTAAATACACTGACACCCCGGTTTATGTTAAGGCCTCGGCCCAGGCTTCCGGAACCATTGCCCTGCATGACCGAAGGGATATAACCACCATTGACTCCACAGTACATGCTTCCCGCACTGCATATGACATGGCCGGGCTGGGACCAAAGGATATACAGGCTGTGGAAGTGCACGATTGCTTTAGCATCAATGGTATCTTAGCCATTGAGGACCTGGGATTTGTGGAAAAAGGACAGGGTGGTCAGGCTGTAGAGGATGGTTTTATCCAGCGTGACGGTGACCTACCCGTGAACCCCTCTGGAGGGCTTAAAGCACGTGGACACCCCTTAGGGGCCACTGGAATCGCCCAGGCTGCTGAGATGGTCTGGCAACTCAGAGGAGATGCTGGTAAAAGACAGGTTGACGGTATTGAAGTGGGTATGACCCATAACATAGGCGGTACCGGTGGTACTGCTGCCGTGCATATTTTCGGTCGTTAG
- a CDS encoding hydroxymethylglutaryl-CoA synthase encodes MAGIVGYGVYIPSYRIKVEEIAKVWGDNAQAVSRGLVVNEKSVPAPDEDTATISVEAARNSLKRAGIDPQKIGAVYVGSESHPYAVKPTATIVAEAVEASPDLTAADLEFACKAGTAGMQICMGLVDAGNVEYGLAVGADTAQGAPSDALEYTASAGGAAYIIGKENTIADFEGTYSFTTDTPDFYRREGKPYPRHGGRFTGEPAYFKHVLAGAKGMMEKMGTEASDYDHAVFHQPNGKFYIRAAKKLGFTEEQYKTGLLTPVIGNTYSGATPLGLAAILDIAQPGERIFAVSYGSGAGSDAFSITVNEQIEEKRDLAPKVKDMIKNKEYVNYAIYAKFKGKMRMAGLTPR; translated from the coding sequence ATGGCAGGAATAGTAGGATATGGAGTTTACATACCTTCATACCGTATAAAGGTTGAAGAGATTGCAAAGGTCTGGGGAGACAATGCCCAGGCAGTTTCCAGAGGACTGGTAGTTAACGAAAAATCAGTACCAGCCCCCGACGAAGACACCGCCACCATATCAGTGGAGGCAGCTCGTAATTCACTTAAAAGAGCAGGTATTGATCCACAAAAAATCGGAGCAGTTTACGTTGGCTCAGAATCACACCCATATGCAGTTAAACCCACTGCAACCATTGTGGCTGAAGCTGTGGAAGCAAGCCCTGATCTGACTGCAGCTGACCTGGAATTTGCATGCAAAGCAGGTACTGCAGGTATGCAAATTTGTATGGGGCTGGTAGATGCGGGAAACGTGGAATATGGTCTTGCGGTTGGGGCAGACACTGCTCAGGGAGCTCCCAGTGATGCGCTGGAGTACACTGCATCTGCAGGTGGAGCAGCATATATAATTGGAAAAGAAAACACTATAGCTGACTTTGAAGGAACCTACAGTTTCACCACTGATACACCTGACTTTTACCGTAGGGAGGGAAAACCTTACCCCCGTCACGGAGGACGTTTCACCGGGGAACCAGCCTACTTCAAACACGTGCTCGCCGGGGCTAAAGGAATGATGGAAAAAATGGGCACAGAAGCCTCTGATTATGACCATGCAGTTTTCCACCAGCCCAACGGCAAATTCTATATAAGAGCTGCCAAAAAACTCGGATTCACTGAAGAACAGTACAAAACTGGGCTTTTAACACCGGTAATTGGTAACACCTACTCCGGGGCAACACCACTGGGGCTGGCAGCCATCTTAGACATTGCTCAACCGGGTGAACGTATATTCGCAGTTTCATACGGTTCCGGTGCAGGTAGTGATGCTTTCAGTATCACAGTTAATGAGCAAATAGAAGAAAAACGTGACCTGGCACCTAAAGTTAAGGATATGATCAAAAATAAAGAATACGTGAACTACGCCATATACGCCAAGTTCAAAGGAAAAATGAGGATGGCAGGTCTAACTCCACGTTAA
- a CDS encoding cation:proton antiporter: protein MIELLFFILMLFIVAILSRRIDSIPLTPQMIFIFAGIVVGWLFTGYVDIIQPPTSTIILLIAEIALVLVLFSDASQIRLGSIELDSLTSRLLVIGLPLTIVLGIATAIFIFTDLTFWETAIIGVVLAPTDAALGQVVVQNKRIPQLIRKSLEVESGLNDGLCVPFLLVFVAIGLAEESFSPVGYFLEVAIMQIGVGVLVGIAVGIVGSKIVIKSRDKGWITPEYQRIAFLALALLSFVIADQTGGSGFIAAFVGGLATAYVTLDARKVLMDFAEAEGQFLNLAVFFILGIVISDLIPQITWHIILYAILSLTVIRILPVTLSLIGSNIKWDSTLFMGWFGPRGLASVVLALIALERLSPFQGQETFILTVFITVFFSVIAHGITALPFSKLYLSHED, encoded by the coding sequence ATGATAGAACTGCTTTTCTTTATTCTAATGCTTTTTATAGTGGCAATTCTTTCGCGAAGAATTGATTCAATCCCTTTAACTCCTCAGATGATCTTCATTTTTGCAGGAATTGTAGTAGGATGGTTATTTACTGGTTATGTGGATATTATACAACCCCCAACATCCACCATTATATTGTTAATAGCAGAAATTGCACTGGTACTGGTACTGTTTTCTGATGCATCCCAGATTAGATTGGGTTCAATTGAACTGGATAGTTTAACTTCCCGCCTACTGGTGATTGGCTTACCCTTGACTATTGTGTTGGGAATTGCCACTGCTATTTTTATTTTCACTGATTTAACCTTCTGGGAAACAGCTATCATAGGGGTGGTTTTGGCACCCACTGATGCGGCTCTGGGCCAGGTTGTGGTTCAAAATAAAAGAATACCCCAATTGATCAGGAAATCACTGGAAGTGGAAAGTGGTTTGAATGATGGATTGTGCGTTCCATTTCTACTGGTTTTTGTGGCCATAGGATTAGCAGAGGAGAGTTTCAGCCCAGTTGGATATTTTCTTGAGGTTGCCATCATGCAGATCGGAGTGGGAGTGCTGGTGGGGATTGCTGTGGGAATTGTTGGCTCCAAAATAGTTATAAAATCCAGGGATAAGGGATGGATAACTCCAGAATATCAAAGAATAGCATTTTTAGCCCTGGCACTCCTATCATTTGTCATTGCCGATCAGACTGGTGGAAGTGGATTTATAGCAGCATTTGTAGGAGGGCTAGCCACAGCATATGTTACCCTCGATGCGCGGAAGGTGCTCATGGACTTTGCAGAAGCAGAGGGTCAGTTCTTGAATTTAGCAGTGTTCTTCATATTAGGAATCGTGATATCCGATCTAATTCCCCAGATCACATGGCATATTATTCTCTATGCCATTTTAAGCCTTACAGTTATCCGCATATTGCCGGTGACCCTCTCTCTTATAGGTAGCAATATTAAATGGGATTCAACACTTTTCATGGGATGGTTCGGCCCACGTGGACTGGCATCGGTAGTGTTAGCCCTTATAGCTTTGGAAAGACTAAGCCCTTTCCAGGGTCAGGAGACTTTCATCCTCACTGTTTTCATAACCGTCTTTTTTAGTGTGATTGCCCATGGAATAACAGCATTACCCTTTTCCAAACTTTACCTGAGCCACGAGGATTAA
- a CDS encoding ferritin-like domain-containing protein: protein MDTEEIIGLLNEDFVRELEATLVYVQNSFLMEECDPSRVTEAISVDEMRHMWWLADLITKRGGKPTMKHKELDFGGENLEEMLQRQIQLESEGIDRYTHQIEIIDDEEVVGVLKHIRDEERRHRKEFRERLDKLTD, encoded by the coding sequence ATGGATACAGAAGAGATAATTGGCCTGTTAAATGAGGATTTCGTGAGAGAATTGGAAGCAACCCTGGTTTACGTGCAGAATTCATTTTTAATGGAAGAATGTGATCCCAGCAGGGTAACTGAAGCCATATCTGTGGATGAAATGCGCCATATGTGGTGGCTGGCAGATCTAATAACCAAAAGAGGTGGTAAGCCCACCATGAAGCATAAAGAACTGGACTTTGGCGGTGAAAACCTGGAAGAAATGCTCCAGCGGCAGATCCAGCTTGAATCAGAAGGTATTGATAGATACACTCATCAGATTGAGATCATTGATGATGAAGAGGTAGTGGGAGTTTTAAAGCACATCAGGGATGAAGAAAGACGTCATCGCAAAGAATTCCGTGAAAGGCTAGATAAACTAACGGATTAA
- a CDS encoding PaaI family thioesterase, producing MEKILKFFENDRFADLSNIEVVSISPGKATTQMEVEEMHLNGVGTVHGGALFTLADFTFALAANSHGTVTVAINANISYFKAVSEGLLTAEARELSSGGRIASYTVDIYDEGRDLVAVFQGMAYRKREKISDL from the coding sequence ATGGAAAAAATTCTGAAATTCTTTGAAAATGACCGTTTCGCAGATCTAAGTAATATTGAAGTGGTCAGTATTTCCCCGGGAAAGGCCACCACCCAGATGGAAGTGGAGGAGATGCATCTTAACGGAGTGGGAACTGTTCATGGAGGGGCTCTGTTTACTCTGGCGGATTTCACCTTTGCACTGGCAGCTAACTCACACGGAACAGTTACCGTGGCTATTAACGCCAATATCTCATACTTCAAGGCAGTTAGTGAGGGTTTGTTAACTGCTGAAGCTCGTGAGCTCTCTAGTGGAGGTAGGATTGCCAGTTACACCGTGGACATATACGATGAGGGACGTGACCTGGTGGCAGTCTTCCAGGGTATGGCCTATCGTAAGCGGGAGAAGATCAGTGATTTATGA
- a CDS encoding Nmad3 family putative nucleotide modification protein: protein MKAMLLRVGIDKSSDGVLSPIFPDGSFEYIPLSESDEKSVEKRTYDDLIGIKGKKLSIYLPKALADCKVHFDPEFTTFTYGDVGRKAGYLLKLEPGDILVFYAGLTPQKESEHPEALYIIGYFTVKEILDFKKHSLNEILGFRKKYPDNSHPKRDSGLGEMVLVVGDPEKSKLLEKGILISAKKLNKIDRAYHAVSPQMEELLGIKGSIQRSIPPRFINEKGKIINLKILLGL from the coding sequence ATGAAAGCCATGTTGTTAAGGGTGGGGATTGACAAATCCAGTGACGGAGTTTTATCTCCCATATTCCCGGATGGAAGTTTTGAATATATACCATTATCCGAATCAGATGAAAAATCAGTTGAAAAACGTACCTATGATGATTTAATTGGAATTAAAGGAAAAAAACTCTCCATTTACCTTCCAAAAGCTTTAGCTGACTGTAAAGTGCACTTTGATCCCGAGTTTACCACCTTTACCTATGGTGATGTTGGTCGTAAGGCTGGTTATTTGCTGAAACTTGAACCTGGTGACATTCTAGTTTTCTATGCTGGCCTTACTCCTCAAAAAGAATCAGAGCATCCAGAAGCTCTTTACATAATTGGTTATTTCACGGTAAAGGAAATTCTGGATTTTAAAAAACATTCCCTTAATGAAATCCTGGGGTTCAGAAAAAAATACCCGGATAATTCCCATCCCAAACGAGATTCAGGTCTAGGTGAAATGGTGCTGGTTGTAGGTGACCCTGAAAAAAGTAAATTACTTGAAAAAGGAATTTTAATCAGTGCAAAAAAGTTAAATAAGATAGACAGGGCTTACCATGCTGTTTCACCCCAGATGGAAGAACTGTTGGGAATAAAAGGTTCCATCCAGAGGAGCATACCGCCCAGATTTATCAATGAAAAGGGTAAGATCATTAATTTAAAGATATTGTTGGGATTATGA
- the msrA gene encoding peptide-methionine (S)-S-oxide reductase MsrA, producing the protein MTEKNRLMKATFGAGCFWGVEDAFRKLEGVIETAVGYAGGDFDNPSYEDVCSGVTGHAEVVEVIYNPEILSYTDLLNLFWEIHNPTTLNRQGPDIGAQYRSVIFYHNPEQEKLARASMGKMDSSGRYSGKIVTEIKPAPTFWRAEEYHQQYIEKTGRKGCHF; encoded by the coding sequence GTGACTGAAAAAAATAGGCTTATGAAAGCTACTTTTGGTGCTGGTTGTTTCTGGGGTGTGGAAGATGCCTTTCGGAAATTGGAAGGAGTGATTGAAACTGCAGTAGGCTATGCAGGGGGAGATTTTGATAATCCTTCCTATGAAGATGTTTGTTCGGGGGTAACTGGCCATGCAGAGGTGGTTGAAGTTATATACAATCCAGAAATCTTATCATACACTGATCTTTTGAATCTTTTCTGGGAGATCCATAATCCCACCACCTTAAACCGCCAGGGACCTGATATTGGGGCACAGTATAGGTCAGTTATATTTTACCATAACCCTGAACAGGAAAAGTTAGCCAGGGCGAGTATGGGGAAGATGGATTCCTCTGGACGTTACTCTGGTAAGATTGTGACGGAGATCAAACCAGCTCCCACCTTTTGGAGGGCAGAAGAGTACCATCAACAGTACATTGAAAAAACAGGTCGGAAAGGTTGTCATTTTTAA
- a CDS encoding MFS transporter — protein sequence MSPKKYALMVAVLTSFLTPFVGSSINIALPSIGNEFAANAILLGWIPTAYLLALAVCLVPFGRLADIYGRKRIFTWGIILFTVSSFIATMSVSIDMLLLFRVLQGAGSAMIFGNLFAIIASIFPTSERGKALGITITGAFLGLFLGPVLGGFLTGYFGWRSIFFFNVPLGILAIIAVTRVEGEWAEASGKSFDILGSIILGFSLVTLMYGLSILPETSGIFLILGGLIGLALFYLVEVRIESPVLDVKIFKNRSFTLHNLAAFISYCSAAPIVFILSLYLQYIKGLDPQWAGIVLSVQPVMMTIFSPLAGKASDIIEPRKMAALGMSLNTIGCAIFAFLGEETSMIIIIIGLGFLGLGFANFSSPNTNAIMGTVESRLYGVASTTVTTMRVLGQMSGMGVVLLVLVLVMGSSTINPQIYPEFITSIRIAFLIFALLSFLGVLASLAGGNRDENQS from the coding sequence ATGTCTCCTAAAAAATATGCCCTCATGGTGGCTGTTTTAACCTCCTTTTTAACCCCCTTCGTTGGGTCATCCATTAATATAGCCTTGCCTTCCATTGGAAATGAATTTGCAGCCAATGCCATACTTTTGGGTTGGATTCCAACCGCCTATCTACTGGCCCTGGCAGTTTGTCTGGTTCCATTTGGTAGGCTTGCAGATATCTATGGTAGAAAAAGGATTTTCACCTGGGGAATAATATTATTCACAGTATCATCATTCATAGCCACCATGTCTGTTTCAATTGACATGCTCCTACTATTCCGGGTTTTACAGGGCGCAGGCAGTGCCATGATATTCGGCAACCTCTTTGCCATCATAGCCTCTATTTTTCCCACCAGTGAACGGGGAAAAGCACTGGGAATAACTATTACCGGAGCATTTCTGGGACTTTTCCTGGGCCCGGTTTTAGGAGGTTTCTTAACTGGATATTTCGGATGGAGGAGTATATTTTTCTTTAACGTGCCACTGGGGATCCTGGCCATCATTGCAGTAACCAGGGTAGAAGGTGAATGGGCTGAAGCCAGTGGAAAATCATTTGATATTTTAGGTTCAATTATTTTAGGATTTTCTCTGGTAACCCTGATGTATGGGCTGTCAATTTTACCAGAAACCTCCGGGATTTTTCTAATTTTAGGAGGTTTAATTGGGTTAGCTTTGTTTTATCTAGTTGAAGTCAGGATAGAAAGTCCGGTTCTGGATGTGAAGATTTTCAAAAACAGGAGCTTCACTCTCCACAATCTGGCAGCATTCATCAGTTACTGTTCCGCAGCGCCAATTGTATTCATTCTAAGTTTATATCTGCAGTATATCAAAGGACTGGATCCTCAGTGGGCAGGGATTGTGCTATCTGTGCAACCCGTGATGATGACTATATTTTCACCCCTGGCTGGGAAAGCATCAGATATAATCGAACCGAGAAAGATGGCAGCGTTGGGAATGTCCCTGAATACTATTGGTTGTGCCATATTTGCATTTCTGGGGGAGGAAACCAGTATGATCATCATCATTATTGGATTAGGTTTTCTGGGGTTGGGGTTTGCTAATTTTTCTTCCCCCAACACCAATGCCATAATGGGCACTGTAGAATCCCGTCTTTACGGAGTGGCATCCACCACCGTAACCACCATGCGTGTACTGGGGCAGATGTCTGGTATGGGAGTGGTATTACTGGTGTTAGTCCTGGTTATGGGCAGTTCCACCATAAACCCTCAGATATATCCAGAATTCATTACCAGCATCAGAATAGCATTTTTAATATTTGCTTTACTCAGTTTTCTAGGGGTACTGGCCTCCCTAGCTGGTGGGAATAGGGATGAAAATCAATCATAA